Proteins from a genomic interval of Desulfofustis limnaeus:
- a CDS encoding TAXI family TRAP transporter solute-binding subunit, producing the protein MALPLSAGTGQRRSVRYVIGTVAITLLLSFSSAHALQIFRIGTGGSTGVYYPIGKLIALAITEQARDPESPLHGIVGVAQNSAGSIENARAVIIGELEAGLVQADVAADAYNGQRNFATLADSGKLRAIASLYPEKFQMVVRSDAGIESFGDLRGKRISVDELGSGTRQVTNAVLAAHGLSEDDLRPQYLKPAFTDDKMRNGQLDGFSMMAGVPMEAVTTLLPVGVRLLPIAPEIAGKIHATYPHLTPGVIDATSYPGIPVTPTVEVYALFVVSSDLDDTLAQALTEILFSDRTAALLRQGHPQGKQISVESARTGLTIPLHPGAERYYHSRLDNRP; encoded by the coding sequence ATGGCATTACCCTTATCAGCCGGCACCGGACAGCGCCGCTCTGTTCGTTATGTAATCGGAACCGTAGCCATCACGTTGCTCCTCAGCTTTTCTTCTGCCCATGCCCTGCAGATCTTTCGCATCGGTACCGGCGGCAGTACCGGTGTATACTATCCGATCGGCAAATTGATCGCCCTGGCCATTACCGAACAGGCTCGGGATCCCGAATCACCACTCCACGGGATAGTCGGCGTAGCCCAGAATTCAGCCGGATCGATTGAAAACGCCCGGGCGGTAATTATCGGAGAACTGGAGGCCGGCCTCGTCCAGGCCGACGTCGCCGCAGACGCCTACAACGGGCAACGGAATTTTGCAACGCTTGCCGATTCCGGCAAACTGCGGGCGATCGCCAGCCTGTATCCGGAAAAATTCCAGATGGTCGTCCGTAGCGATGCGGGGATCGAATCTTTTGGTGATCTGCGCGGCAAGCGAATCTCGGTTGACGAGCTCGGTTCGGGGACCCGGCAGGTCACCAATGCGGTGCTTGCCGCACACGGGCTGAGCGAAGACGATCTGCGCCCCCAATATCTGAAACCGGCGTTCACCGACGACAAGATGCGCAACGGTCAGTTGGACGGTTTTTCGATGATGGCCGGGGTACCGATGGAGGCCGTGACCACCCTGTTACCGGTGGGAGTGAGACTTTTGCCGATTGCCCCGGAAATTGCCGGGAAAATTCACGCTACCTATCCCCACCTGACGCCCGGCGTCATCGACGCTACCAGTTATCCCGGCATCCCAGTGACACCGACCGTCGAGGTCTACGCCCTCTTCGTGGTCAGCAGCGATCTGGATGACACCCTCGCCCAGGCCTTGACCGAAATCCTGTTCAGTGACAGAACCGCAGCACTGTTGCGGCAAGGCCACCCGCAGGGAAAACAGATCTCTGTCGAATCCGCGCGCACCGGCCTCACCATTCCGCTGCATCCGGGCGCCGAGCGGTACTACCACAGCAGACTGGACAACCGGCCGTGA
- a CDS encoding TerC family protein: MLAWIVSPEAWVALGTLVALEIVLGIDNIVFISILVGRLPPANRNLARNLGLGLAMLTRLALLFSLVWVMGLVEPLFTVLGREISGRDLILIGGGLFLLAKSTHEIHHSLEVVQEQHKQAGHASFYSVLVQIAVLDIVFSLDSVITAVGLVEHLSIMVIAIIVAVGVMLLAAKPISEFVDANPPIKMLALSFLLLIGFTLVAEGFDVHVPKGYIYFAMAFSLGVEVLNMQLRKKKAVEVIHLSKQIE, from the coding sequence ATGTTGGCATGGATAGTTTCCCCCGAGGCCTGGGTGGCGTTGGGTACCCTGGTTGCACTCGAGATCGTTCTGGGCATCGACAACATCGTTTTCATCTCGATCCTGGTGGGCCGGTTGCCGCCGGCCAACCGAAACCTGGCGCGCAACCTCGGACTCGGTCTGGCCATGTTGACCCGGCTGGCCTTGCTGTTCAGTCTGGTCTGGGTCATGGGTCTGGTGGAGCCGCTGTTCACCGTTCTGGGTCGTGAAATCTCGGGGCGCGACCTGATTCTGATCGGCGGCGGGCTGTTTCTGTTGGCCAAGTCGACACACGAGATCCATCACAGCCTGGAAGTCGTTCAGGAGCAGCACAAGCAGGCCGGTCACGCCAGCTTTTACAGCGTTCTGGTACAGATTGCCGTGCTCGATATCGTCTTCTCGCTGGACTCGGTCATCACCGCCGTCGGCTTGGTCGAACACCTGTCGATCATGGTCATCGCCATCATCGTTGCGGTCGGGGTTATGCTGCTTGCTGCCAAACCGATCAGCGAATTCGTCGACGCCAACCCGCCGATCAAGATGCTCGCCCTGTCCTTTCTGCTGTTGATCGGTTTCACCTTGGTGGCTGAAGGGTTTGACGTGCATGTGCCGAAAGGCTATATCTATTTCGCCATGGCCTTTTCTCTGGGTGTGGAAGTGCTCAACATGCAGCTGCGCAAAAAAAAGGCGGTCGAGGTCATCCATCTGAGCAAGCAGATCGAGTAG
- a CDS encoding hybrid sensor histidine kinase/response regulator yields the protein MNFFGKQHLFAFAHGPLVAAIVAILLCSTGAIVYTNKTLQSIEENLPSTLLIELNSLSAALDSLNSVATSARIAAVAADEVHVARLRADVDTAHRLIVDLRNTYVKDNLIHASSFHAVAAPAIVDVRIWLAEGVSGWSPDSHVTLNVIASRISEAFAKASAIKANSQSAAQMILDSQRQRLETFQLSVNALFIFTVLLVCLLVFLLIRQRSATIRESEAKAELQRQHDLLDSLLQSVPQGIAVWDRTRNLLTLNTGFTAITGYGSGDLTNMHSWPSRAYPDPVYRQTVIAHWKNNSRNGAACQYQVTCKDGLVKDIEFRAVPLPDGGLITTLSDVTERNRREKELEESRRIEARAKKMESLGLLAGGVAHDLNNILSGIVSYPDLLLLDLKADDKLRRPIELIRESGLRAAAIVSDLLTVARGVAVEKEPLDLNAIVEEYLRSPEFETLSRHHPGVELACNLDLTLFTIIGSRAHIRKVLMNLVTNAAEATDSSGVVSIATANREIDRDAEDVELPEGRYAMLTVTDQGKGIADQDQEKIFEPFYSKKVMGRSGTGLGLTVVWNVIQDHHGFIRVSSSGQETTFCVFLPATSLPLRQQPATVDMSILRGNGELILVVDDTDTQRQITSSMLTQLGYRAASVTDGEEAVQFVRNQAVAVVILDMIMSPGISGRETYERLLRVSPGQKALIVSGYAETDDVRETLQMGAAAFLKKPLLIKDLALALQPLLADSRQA from the coding sequence GTGAACTTCTTCGGCAAACAACACCTCTTCGCTTTCGCCCATGGTCCGCTGGTTGCGGCCATCGTGGCCATCCTCCTCTGTTCGACCGGGGCGATTGTCTATACCAATAAGACCCTCCAATCCATCGAGGAAAACCTGCCTTCAACCCTGCTTATTGAACTCAACTCGTTGAGTGCGGCTCTCGACAGCCTCAACAGCGTGGCCACCTCAGCGCGTATCGCCGCCGTTGCGGCAGACGAAGTGCATGTGGCCCGGTTGCGGGCCGACGTCGACACGGCCCACCGCCTCATCGTTGACCTGCGCAATACCTACGTCAAGGACAACCTGATCCACGCCTCCTCCTTTCATGCCGTTGCCGCGCCGGCCATCGTCGATGTACGCATCTGGCTTGCGGAAGGAGTTTCCGGCTGGAGCCCCGATTCGCACGTCACGCTGAATGTTATCGCCTCCAGGATCTCCGAGGCCTTCGCCAAGGCCTCGGCCATCAAGGCCAATTCACAGAGCGCTGCGCAGATGATTCTGGACAGCCAACGACAGCGGCTCGAAACGTTTCAACTGAGCGTCAACGCGCTGTTTATCTTCACCGTTCTGCTTGTCTGTTTGTTGGTTTTCCTACTGATTCGCCAACGCAGCGCCACCATCCGCGAGTCGGAAGCGAAAGCAGAATTGCAGCGGCAGCACGATCTGCTCGACAGCCTCCTGCAGAGTGTACCGCAAGGCATAGCGGTCTGGGACCGCACGAGAAATCTCCTCACGCTCAACACCGGCTTTACCGCGATAACCGGATACGGGTCCGGAGACCTGACAAACATGCACAGCTGGCCGTCCCGGGCCTACCCGGACCCCGTCTACCGGCAAACGGTGATCGCCCACTGGAAAAACAACAGCCGTAACGGAGCGGCCTGCCAATACCAAGTCACGTGCAAGGACGGTCTGGTCAAGGATATCGAATTCCGAGCGGTGCCCCTCCCCGATGGCGGACTCATCACCACCCTCAGCGACGTCACTGAACGCAATCGCCGGGAAAAGGAGCTCGAGGAAAGCCGCAGGATCGAAGCCCGGGCCAAAAAGATGGAATCGCTCGGTCTGCTGGCCGGCGGGGTTGCCCATGATCTCAACAACATTCTCTCCGGCATCGTCAGCTATCCCGACCTGCTGCTGTTGGATCTGAAAGCCGATGACAAGCTGCGCCGGCCGATAGAGCTGATCCGGGAATCAGGCCTGCGCGCCGCCGCCATTGTCAGTGATCTGCTGACCGTGGCCCGCGGGGTTGCCGTCGAAAAAGAGCCCCTTGACCTCAACGCCATCGTTGAGGAGTATTTGCGCTCTCCCGAGTTCGAGACGCTGTCCCGACACCACCCCGGCGTCGAACTGGCCTGCAACCTCGACCTCACCCTCTTCACCATCATAGGGTCTCGGGCCCATATCCGAAAAGTCTTGATGAATCTGGTTACCAATGCAGCCGAGGCCACCGACTCCTCCGGCGTTGTCTCTATCGCTACGGCCAATCGGGAGATCGACCGAGACGCCGAGGACGTGGAACTCCCCGAAGGCCGTTACGCGATGTTGACGGTTACCGACCAAGGCAAAGGAATCGCCGACCAGGACCAGGAGAAGATATTCGAGCCGTTCTATTCCAAGAAGGTGATGGGACGGAGCGGGACCGGCCTCGGCCTGACGGTGGTGTGGAATGTGATCCAGGACCACCACGGTTTCATCCGTGTCTCGAGCAGCGGTCAGGAGACTACCTTCTGTGTCTTTCTGCCTGCCACCTCGCTGCCGCTGCGCCAGCAGCCGGCCACTGTCGATATGTCCATTTTACGCGGCAACGGCGAATTAATCCTGGTGGTCGATGACACCGACACCCAACGCCAGATCACCAGTTCCATGCTCACCCAGCTCGGCTATCGGGCGGCTTCGGTGACCGATGGCGAGGAGGCGGTTCAATTCGTCCGCAACCAAGCAGTGGCGGTGGTGATCCTGGACATGATCATGAGCCCCGGCATCAGCGGACGGGAGACCTACGAACGGCTACTGCGCGTCTCCCCCGGCCAGAAGGCCCTGATCGTCAGTGGCTATGCGGAAACAGATGATGTTCGGGAAACCCTGCAGATGGGAGCCGCCGCCTTTCTGAAAAAACCCCTGCTCATCAAGGATCTGGCGCTGGCTCTGCAACCGCTCCTGGCCGATTCGCGGCAAGCATGA